The genomic stretch TTGTTCTCTGGGTGCAATGTCTCGCTCGCTCACGAGCCAGAAGTGATATTCGCCTTCGTCGGAAAGAAACGTGTCAAGGGCGGCATTTGGCCTGCAACTGCGCCTGACAAAGCGGGCCTCGGAACCCTCTCTTCGGGTATCGATataaagggggaggagagggtgaaagAGTACAAAAGGGAGcggggtggtgaggtcgtCCCATCGATTCTCTAGTTCGGCACAGTACTCGGTTTGGAAGCCAATGTGACCATTGACCTCCATAAGCAGCGAGTCCTTTTCGATTGTCGATGTCGCTCGGAGATCATGCCACTGCAACACTGTCCCTGGCGCGACATTTTTCCTAGTTTGTTGGACCTCAACCTTGCCCCTGAGCGAGCTGGCATTGTCAGGAAGCTTCGAAAATACATCTTTGCCTGACAGGCctgtttctttcttcatcTTTTCCGGATTGCGCAGCCAACTCGTCATCGTGTTGGAGACTGACAGTCCGGCAAAACTGTTGACCTTGACATTCCGAACAGACGGTTGCTCATTGCAGAGCAGCTGGAAGGTTTGGGAGTAGGTGTGTATCTCAAAGTCGTCGGGAAGAtcgggaggggtggtggcaggACTCAAAGGGTGCGAGTGCGCTGCTTTGGCATTGCCATAGGAAGGACTTCGTTTCGGGCCCGGCGCGCTGATCGACTGACTAGACTTGTGTGAGCCCTTCGTCTTCTTGCTAGGCTGGCGGTTGTCGTGTGGAGCGGGATGTTTTGTCGCATGTTCTAAGCTGTGGTGGCCATGTCCGTTGATCTGGAGATCTGTTGgctttggcttcttcttgtggCTCTTGGTGGGAGGGCGCTTCGGCTTCTTATCCGACGGCTCTGCCGCCAGGGGGCCTGCTATCCTGGCTCGCTGACGTTCATGTGCCTGCTGTGAATCGATGCTCCGTGGATCACAGTCCACGCAAGAATGCGGGAAGTCGGCAGCAGAGACATCCTCGACCTTATCGGGATAGTAGCACTCGATATGCTGCCACGTTTCGCATGACTCGCAGAAGATAGTATTACCATCATCGTCTGGATAATTGCACACACACTTTATCGTGTATGGCTCTTCCTCGACAGGCTCCGGCCTTGGCAGATCATCTCGAACCGCAGCGGCTGCTGGAGGCAAAAACGAAGCTGGTGAAGTCTGATTAGGAGGCGCGAAAGGCGTCTGCAATGGTGGGAGCTTGTCTGTCATAATCTTGATGATAACCTCGCGATGGCGGGATGACCGAGGGATTGTACGGATGATTATCTTTTTGGTCTGAAGGGCATACTGGTCGCGCGATTTGACGCGATTGACCGTAAGGTATGTGCCGCAATGAGGATTGGAccggagaagaggagggtgtcaTCCGTTTGATCTGACGATGTGATCAACCCACGGGAGGGATCCGACGACGCCGATGGGATGCCCGCCTCGAGAGGCAATCAGAGACGGACGCGAGCTGCCAGTGAATGATGGCTATCCCCTTCTGGCTCGCGAATCGATCGGTTGGTCGGCTGGGTGGCTGGCCGGGTCGGTCGGGGTTGTTGTAGAGAAAGGGCCCTGTAGAAGGACAcgtcttgttgttggggtcgCGGTGGAAGCTCGCTCAGCAAAATGAATAAAATATGTCGCTGTCAAGCTAGGACGATGGTGAGTCAGACTGGCTCGCGGTGTTGCTGAAAGGGAAACCCGAAAACGTTGTGGGTGTCGAGAGTAAAAATGTGGCGATCGTCACGGAAGGCTCTCTCGACGGGAGCacaatggtggtggtgagcgaggaagaagagcctCGAGGACAAAGGTGCTCGAGCAGGCAGTAGGCGGGAATAAATCGCGAGGCGCAATGGTTAGAAATCCAGCTCGGGTGGTCGAGAGGCGAGCGACGAATGGGTGACGCGAAAAATGCGGACTGAATAAAGAGAGGAAGAgtttgaaggggaggaggagtgggaaaGTGCAAGAGCAGAGAGGGGGGCCCACAACAACGAGGAAccagagaagagagagagagaggagcgCTGCCACTTGCCCACCCGCCCACAGCACGCTGCGCTGCGTTCAGTAAAGCCCCGTGTGCCAAAAGAATGGGTCTGCGACCTGGGACTGGGACTGGGACCGGGGGGGCCACTGGGACAAGTTGCCCAGAGCAGAGGGAATGTGAAAGCACAGACCAGGCGAGCCGTGACTTTGCATTGGCAAAGCCTTGGGAGGGATTCGGGTGAGAGGTCAAGGACCTTGCTTGAGcttctttttgggggggtagggtaggggagggtgtggccgaagacgaagagccgaggaagatgacCTGAGAGTTGCCATCTGAACCTTTTCAGCAGCATTCTTCTTGTTCACCCAGTCCTGTCGGCGATGGGGCTTCTAGCGCGCGACGCCGAcaacgaaaagaaaattgaGGAGCGAGTGAGGGCAAACCCAACCTTGGAAAGTACCCGAGTACACTAGCCTCCAAGCGCCACTTTGCTGGTGCAGTTGGTTGGTTGGATGCCGTCGGCGGCAGAGGTGCCTGAGGCATCACTCCAGGCAGTGCAGTGCCCCAATAAGGGGAAAATCAGGGTGAAGGTTGGTGGGCATTGTTGGTGCAGAGGGCGCCTTCGggattggaggaggggaagatgCGGGCGGGGCTCCCTTGGTGGTTGATTGAACGCACCGGTAGGTTGCTTTGCGCACCAAATCGCCCTCTCGGACTGAGATGACTGACTCTTGACTGCTTGCCTGAGCTGAAGGGCGGGGAAAAGGAGGTCGTTCGCACACAGCGACATGCAAACTGTCAGCAGCAAAATCCTGCACACCTCGTGCAGATACTGTGGTAGATATCGCCGGGAGTACTGGAAATGAGTGATAATGGAGAAGAGACACAAACCAGAAGTTGTAAAAGTGTAGGCGACTCGCAGTTAACAGAGCCGGCGAGTTGGCTCCATATAAGaggagtggtggtgaggagttGTCCACGACTAGGCCGGGAAAAATTCGCGGGTTGCAGTGGGTTTGCAATGCTGAAAGGAACGTttgaaaaaggagaaaaagggagcatgttggtgatggcaggGAATCCCACAGCACAGAGGTCACCGGAGAAACTCCTGAGCTGCTGTGAGCAAAAAAAACAGGTCACCCTGTGAAGTGGATGGCCTGAAAGGGTGCCTTGCCTTGCTCATTGGTGTTCGCCGTGGGGTCGTGGTGTACTGTGCGCAAGGCTGCGAAGAGGGCGGGGTTGAGAGAAGCATGGCCCCGTTTTTCTCTCTCGACCATCTATAATTCCCATCATCCAGCAAATGCCAGATACTTTTCCAGGCCTGGCAGCCGTGTAGGGTGAATTCTACTTTTTGTGATCCGATTGGCAAACAGTGCCGCGTGAAAGCTTTGCCTCTTGGTTTTCTTTCACCCAGATGATTCACCCCTAGACCCCTGAGCTTGATGATACCTTACACTGCCGTAGACACCTGTCCACACCGTGAATCAGTTCACAGCAAAAGCTCACCCTGTCCGAAAACGTTGGACGTGCAAGGACATGGAAGCTCTCTGCTGGCGCTGGTGCTTGTAAGATGTGGTCCGTTTCCGGGACAGCCTGTCTGACGTCACGTTTCCAGATTTCCATCTGTTGTCGGTGCCAAGTCTTTCTCAAGAGGCCATATCGGAGAATGCTTTCCAGAAGAAGTCTGTTGTAGAGTCATCAATGGCAGTGCCTTGATAAACATCACCCTACTATATATGAGCTTGTGGCGGGGTAGATAGATCTCCAGCGATAAGAATACTTCCTGGAAGAATCCTGCTAAAAGGAGGATAGGGGTCTCGCATCAAGGCCTTTCCAAAAGACACTGCGACCAAACATTACCAATACGTTGCCATCGTTGCACCATGCAACAGCATGGTTGCTTTGCAGGACCGCGATAACCTTTTGCCCCACCAGCGCGCAACCGAGTCACGAAGCTCCCACGACTGATATCCAGGGGCAAAGGTCCGGCAGAGTCTCAGACAAGCATGAGGCCGTTGCTGATAAGGTAGGGAAGCTAGCTCGTGGCTGGTGTGGGTGCTGCTGGGTTGCAAGCTGTTGTGAACTGGGCATCTCGTAGGAATTATTGGTGTCACGTCTGCTTCCATACATTTGACTAACAAACAATGGCTATCGGAAGCTGGGAGCCGTTCCACCATGCTGGCTACGCAGGTCCCGTCCTCTTATCGTCTTGTCATTCTGTCGGCCGAATTCATGTTGGTGTATGTCATCTGCTAGCAACCTGTCAGCAATCATCAAATCATGTACTGACTGATATAAAAGAGTTCATCAGCAATAATCGTAGATATACACAATCTGGATTCCCAGAGGACTGTCTGTGATGGACAAGTTTAAATCTTGGAAAAGTCCACGATATCCATCCGTATCGCTTGGAGAGATCCTGTGAGCGGGGGTCTGCAGATTCACGTTGGACCCCTGTTTCGGCCCGCCACTCCCAAGCGGTGATTGGTTTGCAAAAGCAAAAGTGCCCACCCCGGTTCACATGACACACCCCCAATGAGACAAGTGTCTGTGGCGCCCCAGGTTCCTGCCGTGCACGGCCGCCCGCTGGAAAGAAGGCTGGACCACCCATGACGTGTGGTTGGGGTTTTGAAGGCGGCCAACCACGGGCAGCAGGCGAATGACACCGCCCGCCTCTCTGCTCAACAGCAAAGCCAGTCAGCCGCTCCGTTtgtcgccatcatcatcgatcTCTCATCAACTTGCAAAATAATCACCCCTCAGAAACTTGTTGATTTTCACACGCGGAATCAACCATCAATCCGCCATCAAAATTCCACGACAACAGAATCCAGTTGTCACCgggccatcatcttcccccGCATTTTCCCCGTTCTCCACCGATAACTAGCCCTCACCATGAGGTTCTCAACAACCCTTCTCGCCCTTGCCACGGCGGTCAGCGCgaaccccctcaacaccttccGCAGTGAGAAGCAATCACTTGTCCGCCGCGACGATCTTCAAATTCCCGGTGATAACCCCCTCAAGTACTGCGATGCCGACCGCGGGGACGATATCATCACTATCGAGAAGGTGGACTTGAGTCCAAACCCACCTGAGGCGTATGTGTACCAAAATCAGATGTCAATCATATCAACATGACAAAAAAACAGAAATCTAacatcttctcccccagtggcaccaccctcatcatcgaGGCCAGCGGCACGGTCAAGGAGACCATCCTCGAAGGCGCTTACGTCAACCTCCAGGTCAAGTACGGCTACATCCGCCTCATTAACACCCAGGCCGATCTCTgcaaggagatcaagaacGTCGACCTTGACTGCCCAATTGAGAAGGGCAAgatctccatcaccaagtcTGTTGACCTCCCCAAGGAGATCCCACCTGTATGTTTTCTATTACtatcaccctctcccaacaacaacaacaacaacaacaacaacccatGCTGACTATTAAATTAGGGAAAATACACCGTCGAGGCCGACGTCTACACCGTGGACGACGAACACATCACCTGCTTGACCGCCACTGTTGTTTTCGGCAAGAAGTCGTTCGGCAGTATCCTTGGTGACTTGTAGGATCCTCCAAGCAAAGGTGTCAAACCGCTGTCCAATGTGTAATATGCTGTAATGCCGTTATGGATATGAAGGGGGCGAAGGGATGGATCGGTGGGGGGTGGTCCATGGAAAGATTGTATTGTTTATACACACGCCTTTGCACATGCATTCTGTGGGACGTTTTGGGGAGCGCAATTGCTTGGGATTCGTTTCATTCCGTTCATTTTTATCAGGGTAGTCTGGGagttttgttgtttttctgGCTTGTTTGCTGTTTTCATTGCATTGTTTATGAGAGAAGTAGCATATTGAATGGTAGTAAAGGAGTCTTTGAGGCTTGCGATACTGGAATACACAGGAACATCATTATGCTTCGTCTAACCTCctctttttggtgttttaATGTTGTgatcacccacccacccacatGCTCTGTCACATTTCCAATCCCCAACTCAGTCATATCATTGCGTCTCCCGACTCAAACTGCCAACCTTTATGTTTCCCCTTCCAAATCCCGCCTCTTGATCATGACGCCCATTGCGCACCAACTTATTCACCAAACAGCcttctcaccctcctcagcaCGCTGTCCTTTTCGGGGTCATAAGGGTGGTCTTTGGAGGGGATCTCGAGGACGGTGGGGAAGGCCTGGGTGTAGGTATCGATGCGGTAGCGTATCCGGTCCGCGATCTATATCCtcacatcgtcatcatcatatcAACCCCCattctttttgttcttgatTACgtgttgggagggaggaaaacGTACATGTTGGTTGATGAGCACGATGCCAATGTCTTTGCGCTCGGTGGTGAACTTTTCAAAGGCGGACTCGATGGCCGAGGTTTCGGTTTTGgcgtcgacgacgaggaagttTTTTTGGTTGTCGGGGGGGGAAGTTAcgtgctggagggggagggggagggggttagcatcgggagggggaagaggttggggggttggggggttggggaggagaacaTACACCAATGCcggcgaggagaaggccagtAACGGAGTCCTCGTCTCCTATCACGGCGAGGAATTGCCTGTCTTTGTAGTCTGCTTGGGAGGCCATGGCTGGCGCtccgggggtggagggaaggagggaggtttACAGTATTGtgattgtgtgtgtgtgtgtcaaATAAATGCGGCTGCGACAAAAGGAGGAGTTcagttggagggggaggttgtcgTGTAAGttggttttgttgatgttgacgatggcgaggaggagcgggcAGTTCCAACCAACCCCACAGTGGTGATGCTGTAACAAGAGCCAACTGAAGtgacgccgccgccgcaacaGACAGTGGGTATGCCAGGAGCTCTGACCAACAAGCCAAGCCTGCGCTAGTGGGCTGGCTGCCTGGGTTCGGGTGCCAGGGGTGTGATCCCTGTCCCCGGCAATTTTCCGCTTGTGGAGAGAGCTTCCCTTCTGGTCTGGTCTGGCTGGTTGCGGGTttgtgaaaaaaaaaaacaaaaaaaagtaaacaatTGCAACGttgaagggggaaaagaagaagcaaatTTGCgactttctttctttttatttctaGCGGGCAAAAACACTGACAACTTTCGCGCCGACGGAGTGAAATCTTTGTTTCTGGCAGGGAAAAAGGTGAAAGATTGAAGGGTCTTTCCTTTCACATTTTTAACGCAGATGGGGATTTGAGAACAAGTCGTGGTGGTGACTTCATTGAGCGGCCGAGCGAAAAGAGGGACGGACGACCGAGTTGCGCGATTGCATACCGCAGCGAACGGATAACTTTGACTTAAGAAGACAACACATCTACACTACACACGATGCCGCCGACGCGCCTGGTACGGCGACAGCCGTTGTCGGAGAGGATCAAGGCGCGTCTGAATCCTGGCGACTTTTATCTGTGGCTTTCGGAGGAGATTCAGACGTTTGACTGGGACTCTACCGCTTTCGGCACTCGGTTTGGACTTGCGGCCAACTTTCTCTTCTTGATTGCAAGGGCTAATATCGTCTCGCGTCCGGATGTGGATGATGTTTTTGGCGATGCTCCAGCCAGTGGCCCGTTGACCTTCTTGGTGAGTTCTCTCTTTTTGATTTAGAGATAGTTGGAGCTGACAGATGATCAGGCTCGTTTTAGCATGTGGGCTTTGACTGCCATCTCTTGCCTGAACGCCTTTTACACCCTGACCCGATCGCGTACCTACCGTCTATTCGAGGCAAACGTCGAGCAAAATGCCCCCTCCACGCCCTCTGCGCATCGCGTCCGCGTCGATTCTTCACCCGCGTCTTCGAGCCCATTGGGCGTAATCCAGAGCCTCCTGAGTTCCGAAACCGCCGAGCAGCGAGCGCACCCCGACAAGACACGCGATGTGTGGGAGATGAAGGTCTGGGATCCGTATCCGGCCACGCTTCGCCTGTTCTGCTTGTTCAGCCCCGGCCACGTCTTGATTCACTGGCTCTTCTTGCCTCTCGTTGCCATGGACCCCCGCCCCAGCGTCACCGTTTTCAAGTGCATGGCTCTGCAagccatcctctccgcccaGATGTGGCTCTTGCACTTCAAGTTCACCCGTCAGGGCAAGGACAACGCCATCATTCAGAAGGAGGTCATGCATGAGTACGACGTCAAGTATGTCCACCCTAGACTGCACCCTGTCTACCGCGAGGTTGGCATTCAGGTCTCCATCAACGACGACAAGATCGAACAGGAATACGTCGCTGTTGGGACGCCATCCTCTGTCCTCCGTCGTAGCTTTGAGAcgcaccccaaccccaactaCGCCAAGATCATCGACCCCGACGGGCTTCAGGCCATCAAGCCGAGAAATACATTTGCTGGCACACCTAGGGGGCGCGTTTCCACAAACCCATTCACCCCCCTCGCGGCGAAAACAGCTAGACCCAGCACCCCAGGCACCATCTCGACCCCCTCGGCCCAACTCCTCGGCTACCCCGACCGcggagaccaccaccacctcccggCCTCAGTAACTGTTAACCGCAGAAGCACCGCCGCCCCAGCCGTTTCGTCGACCGGGTCCTTTACCAAATCTTTTACTTCCTCGTTTGAAAACGAAGCCTCGACCCCTGCCCCTCAACCCCCGTCAATGAACAGGGCTGTCTCCCCCTTCAAGGCAGGAACGCCGATGCGGTCCAGCTCGGGAAGCAACCCGCTGGGTGTCCCCCCGAGCTACGGCGGAAGTCTAGGGCTGCATCAGCACAAGGACAGCCCCCTGAAGAAGGCGATGAGTATGGAGGGGATCGGGAGGTCGCCGAGGAACAACAGGGAGATGGCGGCGCTGGAGCAGAGGCAGTTGAATGAGAGGTTTAGGGAGAGGAGCAGTCCTGTTAAGCAGAGGTTGCAGGGTACTCTGGGGattgagcaggaggaggagggcgaggaggaggaggggaacaATAATGCAAGtattgggggtgggagtaGTTTGGCGCATTCACCGGAGAAGTTGGCGAATTTGAGGGCTAATAGGTGGACGCAGGAGAGGTTTCCCACTCGGAGGTTGTGATGGAAGGTAAGGTTGCTTATTTCTATGCCTGACTTTGCTACCTATGATATGGCAACaatgggggagatgggggaacTGGACGGCGTTTTTGGGGCCTGGATTTTTGCTGAGAAATAAGGGCATGGGGACGGTGGTTTCATGCATTTTATGGGGGTCTTGGGATgaggcgtttttttttttgtttttttttggtggtgtatTGTTCATGCCTTGTATTGTCTGCCCTGGTGCCTTACTTGTGGCTGGGGGCGGATAATATAAATTAGAGTAGTAATTGATTTTTATCAGCTTTTAGTCAATCTTGAGTGGGGGTGTGCGATGGTGTGTCATCCTCTCTCTACGAGAGAGAGCGAACGTTGGTGAACTTCTCTCGAAGGAAAGGTCTAGATGTTTTATACATTTCAAAGGGTCGTCTTGGGGGCGTCAAGATTGTCATCACACTACACGCTGCCAAGTTAGGAAGAGCTCACGCAGGTAGTAAGGTTATAAGCTATGAAAATATCACACGCAGGTGTTAATATTGAACCTGATCAGTTTTCTCTACCTCGCTGTTTTCCCATGTGATACCGTGAAAGAGCCACACCGAAACACgatataataaaatttatataCCGctcaaaaataaaaaatagatAAAAAGCAACAATACTTTGCCACGTTTGTCAAGGTCACGTCTTCCGCTCCGAGGGTGCTCAATCCTCTTGTTCCCTGGGAATAAGAATCGTTTTCATTGCAAAACCgtccaaaccctccccccagaccATGACCGCAACGTAGCCTGGCGGAGGTTCGCCATTAAAATCATCGGTCGTTTCAATCTCACCCGCCGTCCTAGCTGTGGGGGAGAGTGATCGAAGAGACTCACTGTAACTTGGAGCACCGCTGTTGTACGTAGGCTGACTCTCCGAATCTGAAAGATCATCCCCAAGCCCAGCCTCGAGTGATGCCAAAGACGAATCACCAGAAACTTCCTAAAGCTCGCTCTGCGCCACCTCAGACTCAGGAGCCGGTTCACCCTGAAGATTCTGGCCTTCCTCGACCTCGGCAAAAGACTGGTCGTCACGCGTACCATCCTAGGCAGCGGTCTCgacctcctcagccttggcGGGCTcatcggccttcttctcctcaagaCTGACGTCCTCGACAGCCTTGGTGGTCTCGGCAACTGCCTTGTCCTCCTTAGCCTCTCCGTTAGAGACAACCTCGCCGcgctcctcggcctcgaggCGCTCAatttccttcttggccttctcgacGTTCTGCAATCTCGATTAGAATGACATCGTAACATGTAGAAAATCAAGCTTCTAAAACCCACCTTCTTGGTCTCGGCCTCCTGGTTGGCCTTCCAGTTCGCGAGCTTAGCCTTGATTGCCTCAATGGCAGCAGGGACATCGGCAGCGCCGGACGGAAGGGTGATACCGAGAGTCTTACAGTCGTCCATCACGGCAGGGGGCAAGCTGAATTTGCCAGAGGCGGCGACACCACCCTCGGCcgccttgttcttcttgcccttcttgcccttcttggccgcaGGGAGATAGTCCTCGTCGCGGTCCTCCTTGCGCACAAGGCGAACGCCCTTCAGGCCGTCGGCCTCAACCTTGCGGATGTCGGTGGCACCCAGACCCTTGTTGGCAACAAGAGGGGCCTTCTCGACAGTCTGGTGAGAGGGGTCGAAAAAGTGAAGGAGGCTGTTGGCGCGGCGAATCTCCTCAAGGAAAGCAGGCTCGGAAGCCTCAGCGAGCATCGCCTTGGCACGCTCCATGCGCTTCTCTTTAGCATACTTCTCGCGCTCAGCAGCTTCACGCTCGGCGCGCTTGGCCTTTTGCTCACGCTCGTAGGCAgcggcggccttcttctgaGTGAAGTATTCATCTCTGAGAGCCCTGAGCTCGGCGTATTTTGCATCCCTCTCGATCTTGAGCTTGGTACGCTCATCCCTGAGCTTGCCGAGGTTGTCACGGGCAGTGTTCTGCTCAGCCTTGATGACGTCGAGTTCGGCCTGAAGAGTAGCGTATTCCTCGctcagcttcttggcctcgggaGTGTCCAAGctgtccttgatctccttgatcttggccttgtGCTCATCAATCAGCTTCTGCTGTTGCTCAAAGCCGCCAAACAACTTCTTCTGCTTGCGGAGGTTGGAGATCTCGTTAagcgccttcttctcatcaacaagctTCATCATGCCGGAGTTAACATCGCGCTCGAGACGGGCAATCTTCTCCTCGAGTTCCTCCAGGTTCTTGACGGGCAGCTTGGCACGGTCGGCCTTGCTCTCGTTGATAAGGCGCTTCACGGTCTCTTCATGGCGCTTGATTTGGTCGAACTTGGAAGCGCGGTCCTTCTTACCACCACCCTGCTGTTCCTTGATCTCGTTGAGGCGCTTGATGAGCTCCTGTCTGCGAATCTGGGTTGGATTCTGGGACTCCTGGTCCTTTCTAGGAGCAGCAAGATCAATCTGGTTGTTTACAGCTTTCTGTGAACAAATTGGGTATTAGCATCTCCGATATTCGGTGTGACCCATATAAACCTAGGCAACAAACGACGGGCGGTTCACAGCGGGAGGCTGCATTTCGCACCGGGGGCCAGACGGGGACAACTGAGCTGGAGCTTACAATCTTGTCCTGCAGAGCTCTGACCTCCTTGTCAAGCTTagcctcctgctccttgaACAGAGCCTCATCAGGTCGGCGGATTGGGCCCGTaggggcggcggcggcggccggaGCGGTGCTTTCAGTAGCCATTTTGAGAACCAGAGAGCGATACCGGGTAGAATGTGTTGGGTGCAAGAGGATGCTGTGAAGGGACAACCCCAGATGTTGGTGTCAATTGGTGACCCTGAATCTGGTAGGGAGATGATCCGCGGGATAGTGTGATGTGTTCCGAAGAAGTGGaggaaaaagaggagaaTATTTCTGTAGCAGAACTGCGGTAGTGAACAGTGGTGACAGCTGGTCCTCCATACACGCCCTTCCTGCCCCAAAAAATCAAAAATTTGGGAGCAACGGCGCTATCAGGCGCCCGGACCAGGGGCTAAGGCTTGAATTTACCGTGTTTAATGTGGCACGTGCGCATATTCACCTGCCAATCCCAACACCTGCAAGCACCTCTTTGATAAGCCCACCCCGCTGTGCCTTGCTGTATCAGTGGGTACACCCCCCAGCGGTCAATTTTTCGGTTCCCTTCTTTCTCAGCCTCACGGAAAGAGAACCTTGCAACCTTTGAAGCTTTTCGcaaaccaacaccaccaccaccaccaaactaGTCATCGCCGTCGCCCATCCTCTCCTTTGCCAGTATCTTCCCTTCGACCACATTTCCAATCGCAGCAGATAACTATCCACAATGTCCGACGACTTTGGCAGTGGCAACATCCACGACAAGGAGGTGTCGCGACTCTGGCGCGCATGGAGGACCATCCACGAGATGGTCGCTGACCGGGTTCGTGGGTCTCAACATAGACAAATCGATTCTATATACTAACAAAGCCCCAGGGCTACGAATTGGCCGAGGAAGAAATCAAGATGCCCCTCGACGAGTTTAAGAGAAAGTTCACCAACGGCGACGGTTCCCCAAAGTATGTTGTCCcctgccccccttcccccctcccactcttCAGCCTTCTAACTCTTCTGTTCATTATAGCCGCTCAATAATGTCCTTCTCCGCCC from Podospora pseudopauciseta strain CBS 411.78 chromosome 3, whole genome shotgun sequence encodes the following:
- the NPC2 gene encoding Phosphatidylglycerol/phosphatidylinositol transfer protein (COG:S; EggNog:ENOG503P3WJ; BUSCO:EOG09264UJF), which encodes MRFSTTLLALATAVSANPLNTFRSEKQSLVRRDDLQIPGDNPLKYCDADRGDDIITIEKVDLSPNPPEAGTTLIIEASGTVKETILEGAYVNLQVKYGYIRLINTQADLCKEIKNVDLDCPIEKGKISITKSVDLPKEIPPGKYTVEADVYTVDDEHITCLTATVVFGKKSFGSILGDL
- the VMA7 gene encoding H(+)-transporting V1 sector ATPase subunit F (COG:C; BUSCO:EOG09265FI4; EggNog:ENOG503P3TN) encodes the protein MASQADYKDRQFLAVIGDEDSVTGLLLAGIGHVTSPPDNQKNFLVVDAKTETSAIESAFEKFTTERKDIGIVLINQHIADRIRYRIDTYTQAFPTVLEIPSKDHPYDPEKDSVLRRVRRLFGE
- a CDS encoding hypothetical protein (COG:S; EggNog:ENOG503NYBC) is translated as MPPTRLVRRQPLSERIKARLNPGDFYLWLSEEIQTFDWDSTAFGTRFGLAANFLFLIARANIVSRPDVDDVFGDAPASGPLTFLARFSMWALTAISCLNAFYTLTRSRTYRLFEANVEQNAPSTPSAHRVRVDSSPASSSPLGVIQSLLSSETAEQRAHPDKTRDVWEMKVWDPYPATLRLFCLFSPGHVLIHWLFLPLVAMDPRPSVTVFKCMALQAILSAQMWLLHFKFTRQGKDNAIIQKEVMHEYDVKYVHPRLHPVYREVGIQVSINDDKIEQEYVAVGTPSSVLRRSFETHPNPNYAKIIDPDGLQAIKPRNTFAGTPRGRVSTNPFTPLAAKTARPSTPGTISTPSAQLLGYPDRGDHHHLPASVTVNRRSTAAPAVSSTGSFTKSFTSSFENEASTPAPQPPSMNRAVSPFKAGTPMRSSSGSNPLGVPPSYGGSLGLHQHKDSPLKKAMSMEGIGRSPRNNREMAALEQRQLNERFRERSSPVKQRLQGTLGIEQEEEGEEEEGNNNASIGGGSSLAHSPEKLANLRANRWTQERFPTRRL
- the BFR1 gene encoding multicopy suppressor of BFA (Brefeldin A) (COG:S; EggNog:ENOG503NY6E; BUSCO:EOG09264HOY), with product MATESTAPAAAAAPTGPIRRPDEALFKEQEAKLDKEVRALQDKIKAVNNQIDLAAPRKDQESQNPTQIRRQELIKRLNEIKEQQGGGKKDRASKFDQIKRHEETVKRLINESKADRAKLPVKNLEELEEKIARLERDVNSGMMKLVDEKKALNEISNLRKQKKLFGGFEQQQKLIDEHKAKIKEIKDSLDTPEAKKLSEEYATLQAELDVIKAEQNTARDNLGKLRDERTKLKIERDAKYAELRALRDEYFTQKKAAAAYEREQKAKRAEREAAEREKYAKEKRMERAKAMLAEASEPAFLEEIRRANSLLHFFDPSHQTVEKAPLVANKGLGATDIRKVEADGLKGVRLVRKEDRDEDYLPAAKKGKKGKKNKAAEGGVAASGKFSLPPAVMDDCKTLGITLPSGAADVPAAIEAIKAKLANWKANQEAETKKNVEKAKKEIERLEAEERGEVVSNGEAKEDKAVAETTKAVEDVSLEEKKADEPAKAEEVETAA